In the Corynebacterium anserum genome, CAAGCCCTGAATGGAGATCTGGTGCTGACGTCTCTCATAAAGAGACGGGTACATACCCGCGGGTGGATCCCAACGTACCGCTCCGGAAGAGAGGAAATAGGTCAAGTCATCTGGTCGAAACTGCACGGTATCTGTGCGTTTTTCACCATTAGGCCACGTAATAGTGAACGTGGGGGCGTACCCATGACCTTGTAGGTATACGCGGTCACCTTGGATGCGCAGTGGATGGTTGACGCGTAGCTTGCCCTGATGCCACTGGTCTGTTGGCAACATGGCGGTCTTACTGTCTGCGTAGTCGATGTTGGATTCAAAGCTCACTGCTTGGCCGCTATCTAGGTAGTGAGCGTTGAAGTCCTTAATATTCACGCAGTACGGGGTCAGACCCGTACCGTCAAAGAGCGCGCCGTGGCGGAAAGAGTCGAAGTTCGATACCGCTGAGTTACAGAACTGAGACTGGTCAGTTCCAGCCACCACAATGACCTGACCTTCGTAGTAGAGCAAACGCCCCGCAACCACGGCGATGAGCACTCCGACGAGGGACATATGGAACACGAGGTTCGCCGCTTCGCGCAGATAGCCCTTTTCAGCAGAAAGAGACCATTTTCCGGCACGGTCATCCTCCGGGGTAACCTCATTTACTTGCCACCCCTTAAATTCTTTCTTCAGCTTCCCCTTGATCTCCTCAACCGGTGTATCAACCTCCCCGACCACGTAATTCGGCATGCGGGAAAGCACTTTCGGAGCGCGTGGGGGCGCAGTGCGCAAGGCTTTGTAGTGATCCACGGTGCGCGGCAGGATGCAGCCGATCAAAGAGATAAACAACAGCACATAGATGGCCGCAAACCACGTGGAACTGAACACATCGAAAAGCTGGAGCTTATCGAAAATCTCTGCGGTCTTGCCATTAGCTGCGATGTACTTCGCCACGTTGTCCTTGTTCAGAGAACGCTGTGGCAGCAATGCACCGGGCAATGCGCCGAGTACCAGCAGCACCATGAGAACTAGCGCGGTCTTCATCCTGGTCAGCCACTGCCAGCCGGCCTTCGGGATTGAGAGGATTTTCTTCAGCATGCTCTTGTTCTTCGTTGCGGTTGTACGTTCGTGTTTCAACGACGTTTTTGGTCTATATGTTGTTTTCTATGTGCGACGCCAAGCCCACCCAGCAGCGAGGCTAAATCGGGAGCGTGGTGTCAGAGATGAACACCACGCGGATCCACTCCACAATGGTCGCCCACTGCCCAGTAATCAGCAAAATTCCGACGAGCACCAGCAGCGCTCCACCGATCATCTGGATGGTGCGCGAATGTTTCCGCAGCCATCCCACGCCACGCAGAACTTTGGAGGAGCCCAGCGCAACGAGCACAAAAGGCAGTCCCAGCCCCAGACAATAGGCAACGATGAGGATAACGCCCCGCAGGGCGGTCGTTCCTTCCGTGCCCGCAGATACGGAGATGATGGCGGCTAGCGTCGGGCCAAGGCACGGAGTCCATCCAAGAGCGAAGACACCACCCAGCAACGGCGCTCCAGCAATGGTGGTCCAACGCTTCGGAGCCATACGGGTATCACGCTGCAGTGGACGGATGAATCCCATGAAGATGACACCCATGATGATGGTGACCGCGCCGCCGATGCGCATCAGCAATTGCTGATTGAGCATGAGCTGCCCAATCACCCCGAAAACAGTTGCTGTAGCAAAGACGAACACAGCGGTAAACCCCGCGACAAACATCAGCGCGGCGGTGGCCACGCGGCCGCGTTTAGCTGTGACAACAGTGCCGTTGTCGGTGAATTCAGTATCCGCACCGACTACGCCAGCAAGGTAGGAAATGTAGCCGGGCACGAGAGGAATAACACAGGGCGACGCGAAACTGACTAAACCTGCAGCAGCTGCCGCCAGCATGGCGAGAAGGAGCGGCCCCGCGGATACGGTGTCGGCAAATGATGCACCGATCCCCTGAGCCATAACGTGGCTAGCCAGGATATCTATCGAAGCACTCACGCTCTATGCGTCCTGTTCATCCAGCAACGGTTCCACTACCTTCCACAGTTCATCATCGGTGATCGCTTTGAGGAAGATATGGGCTGGCCGGTGCTGTTTGTCCAACACAATAGTGGTTGGAATTACCGACGCAGGCACGCCGCCCATCGCCAGTGCGGATTTGAATGGCGGATCATAGAGCGACGGGTACGTGATCCCATTGTCACGGACGAAGTCCTGTGGTTTTTGCCGTACTGGATCCTTCACATTGATACCCAGTACAGTGCCTTTCCCAGATTTGTCGAGTTTATCCTGAACCCGCTGCAGATCATCGGACTCCGAACGGCATGGTCCACACCACTGCCCCCATGAATTGAGCACCACAACCTTGCCACGGAAGTCCTCATCCAGGTTGATTGAGGAGTTGTCCAGTAGGTTCACCCCTTGGATGTTACCGATCTTCTGCCGCTGATCCTGCGGATAAGAAATGGAGGTCTGTCCGCCCGGAGAGACGAACTCAAAGGTACCGCCTATGGCCACGGCGTCCGTACCGGCGGTGGAATCTTCACCGCACGCGACAAGCAGACTGGCTGTGGCGGCGAGAGTCACTGCTGCAAAAGTTTTCTTCATCGACACGATACTCACACCCGCTGTGCTGGCTCGCTGTAGTAGATATCGGTGAGGTCGCGACCATCGAAAACCAGCGAGGTCACCGACGCCAACTCGCACTGACGCGCGGCGGGATTGTGAGCTAGGGGTAATCCCTGCGCATCGCGCTGAATCATCACGATGGGAAGCTGGTGAGAGACCAATACGGCCTCATGGCCGCGTACTTTCGCCCGCACATCGTCGATCGCTTCCCACATGCGCTGTGCAATCTCGGTATAAGGTTCGCCCCAGGAGGGAATGGATGGGTTCTTAAGCAGGGGCCACAGCTTGGGGTTCCACAGCTCGCTGCGCACACCCTTGATGTGACGGCCTTCCAGCTGGTTGCCCGCCTCAATGAGCCGCTCATCGGTCTCTATTTCCAACCCGAGTTTTTCAGCAAAAAGTTTAGCCGTCTCCTGTGCTCGCTGCATCGGGGAGGATCCGAGGTACACCACGTCATGATCCGCAAGATCCGATGCAGTGGCCTCGGCCATCGCTTGTCCACGGTCGGAGAGCCTATAGCCTTCCAAACGACCGTAAAGAATCTTCGCGGGGTTATGAACTTCACCATGGCGAACTAGGTGCACAATCGTCGTCATGTCACCCGAGCTTACCTGGTACCCCCAGGCAAATCCTAAGCAGAACAGGTGCCTCCAGCTGGGAATTCCCTGACTATTTGACGCTTGGTGAGAAAACCCTCCACCACTGAGGACGAAGACACTACGCCTTCGCCGCTGCCGCCGCCTTCGCAGCGAATGCCGCCGCTGCCTCGATCGTGGCAAAATCATCATCGGTCAGCGCGGTGGAGACGAACCAGGTTTCGTACACGCTCGGTGGGGCAAAAACTCCGTGGTCTAGCAACGCGTGGAAGAACGCTGGAAAACGGAAGGTCTCAGCCGCCTGCATATCTGCGAAGTTCTTGCCCTCTCCCTCGGCGAAACGGAAAGAGAACATGTTGCCCGCACGCTGTACATGGTGTGCAACTGACTCACGCGTGAGAGCTGAAGAAATCAGGGAAGAGACGCGTTCTGCATTGCTATCTAGTGTGGCGTATGTCGTATCAGTAGCCAGTTGGAGGGAGGCGAGGCCGGAAGCGACGGCGACCGGGTTACCCGATAGCGTACCTGCCTGGTACACAGACCCGACCGGCGCCAGGCAATCCATGATCTCTGCGCGCCCACCGAAGGCTGCTGCTGGCAATCCACCGGACACCACCTTTCCGAAGGTGGTGAGATCCCCCGCCACTTGGTCTTTGCCATACCATCCCTGTGAACTGACACGGAAGCCGGTCATCACCTCATCCACGATGAGTAATGCTCCATGGGCATGAGCCACCTGCTGCAGCTGAGCGTTGAATGATGTTCCCTCTGCATCAATGGAACTCACCGTGCCCATGTTGCCGGGGGTACCCTCCACGATGATCGCGGCAATTTCTCCCGGATGTGCCTCAAATGCTGACTTCACTGCGTCGATATCCCAATAGGGCACCACCACGGTGTCAGAAGCCGAGCCCTTCGTAATGCCCGGGGAATCGGGCAGTCCGAATGTGGCTACGCCGGAACCTGCGGCGACAAGTAGGGAATCCACGTGGCCGTGGTAGCAGCCCTCGAACTTCAAAATCTTGTCGCGACCGGTGAAACCACGCGCGAGGCGGGTAGCGGACATCGTGGCCTCAGTACCCGAGTTCACCAGACGTACTTTCTCTACGGAGGTCCTGTTAACAATCTCCTCAGCCAAATCCACTTCAGCGGATGTAGCCGCTCCAAAAGACAGCCCCTTGGAGGCTGCGCGTTGCACAGCTTCCACGATCTGCGGATGCGCGTGGCCGTGAATCATGGGACCCCAACTGCAAATGAGGTCCACGTAGGTGTTGCCGTCTTCATCGTGTAGGTGAGAGCCCTGGGCGTCGGTAATGAAAGGAGCCGTCCCACCCACCGAACCGAATGCGCGGACGGGTGAGTTGACTCCGCCCGGGATGAAGGACTGCGCGCGCTCCATAGAGGTGGCGCTTTTGGTGTGAACGAAGGAGTGTGCAGACACGTACAAGCCGACCTTTCTTAGGGAGAATTCCGTAGGACAATTCCCAGGGAACATTTGCGCGGGGGCATTCCCGGAGGCATTTCCGGGGAGAATTCCACGCCACAGCGAAACGTTTTCCACCTAGAGTCTAACCAGGCGGGTGACGACATGTCCGGTCGGTGTCGCCCCACCGCGCCCTTACCCGTCGTATCCCCTATCCACCGTGTTCCCCTTTGTTCAGCGAGCCCCCCTTTCCAGTAAGCCCCCTTACGAGTCTTGCAGGCCACAGCCGCCATTACAGCGCTTAACTGCGAGTCTTG is a window encoding:
- a CDS encoding TlpA disulfide reductase family protein; protein product: MKKTFAAVTLAATASLLVACGEDSTAGTDAVAIGGTFEFVSPGGQTSISYPQDQRQKIGNIQGVNLLDNSSINLDEDFRGKVVVLNSWGQWCGPCRSESDDLQRVQDKLDKSGKGTVLGINVKDPVRQKPQDFVRDNGITYPSLYDPPFKSALAMGGVPASVIPTTIVLDKQHRPAHIFLKAITDDELWKVVEPLLDEQDA
- a CDS encoding cytochrome c biogenesis CcdA family protein, whose amino-acid sequence is MASHVMAQGIGASFADTVSAGPLLLAMLAAAAAGLVSFASPCVIPLVPGYISYLAGVVGADTEFTDNGTVVTAKRGRVATAALMFVAGFTAVFVFATATVFGVIGQLMLNQQLLMRIGGAVTIIMGVIFMGFIRPLQRDTRMAPKRWTTIAGAPLLGGVFALGWTPCLGPTLAAIISVSAGTEGTTALRGVILIVAYCLGLGLPFVLVALGSSKVLRGVGWLRKHSRTIQMIGGALLVLVGILLITGQWATIVEWIRVVFISDTTLPI
- a CDS encoding histidine phosphatase family protein translates to MTTIVHLVRHGEVHNPAKILYGRLEGYRLSDRGQAMAEATASDLADHDVVYLGSSPMQRAQETAKLFAEKLGLEIETDERLIEAGNQLEGRHIKGVRSELWNPKLWPLLKNPSIPSWGEPYTEIAQRMWEAIDDVRAKVRGHEAVLVSHQLPIVMIQRDAQGLPLAHNPAARQCELASVTSLVFDGRDLTDIYYSEPAQRV
- the hemL gene encoding glutamate-1-semialdehyde 2,1-aminomutase gives rise to the protein MSAHSFVHTKSATSMERAQSFIPGGVNSPVRAFGSVGGTAPFITDAQGSHLHDEDGNTYVDLICSWGPMIHGHAHPQIVEAVQRAASKGLSFGAATSAEVDLAEEIVNRTSVEKVRLVNSGTEATMSATRLARGFTGRDKILKFEGCYHGHVDSLLVAAGSGVATFGLPDSPGITKGSASDTVVVPYWDIDAVKSAFEAHPGEIAAIIVEGTPGNMGTVSSIDAEGTSFNAQLQQVAHAHGALLIVDEVMTGFRVSSQGWYGKDQVAGDLTTFGKVVSGGLPAAAFGGRAEIMDCLAPVGSVYQAGTLSGNPVAVASGLASLQLATDTTYATLDSNAERVSSLISSALTRESVAHHVQRAGNMFSFRFAEGEGKNFADMQAAETFRFPAFFHALLDHGVFAPPSVYETWFVSTALTDDDFATIEAAAAFAAKAAAAAKA
- a CDS encoding cytochrome c biogenesis protein ResB, which produces MLKKILSIPKAGWQWLTRMKTALVLMVLLVLGALPGALLPQRSLNKDNVAKYIAANGKTAEIFDKLQLFDVFSSTWFAAIYVLLFISLIGCILPRTVDHYKALRTAPPRAPKVLSRMPNYVVGEVDTPVEEIKGKLKKEFKGWQVNEVTPEDDRAGKWSLSAEKGYLREAANLVFHMSLVGVLIAVVAGRLLYYEGQVIVVAGTDQSQFCNSAVSNFDSFRHGALFDGTGLTPYCVNIKDFNAHYLDSGQAVSFESNIDYADSKTAMLPTDQWHQGKLRVNHPLRIQGDRVYLQGHGYAPTFTITWPNGEKRTDTVQFRPDDLTYFLSSGAVRWDPPAGMYPSLYERRQHQISIQGLFAPTAEFTGKGGALLTSRYPAMKDPAVAIDIYRGDTGLDSGRNQNIFSLDPEALHSGSMQKLDRVNLKKGETVTLDDGTTITFDGAQEFVNLQVSRDPTVLWVLFFAVLMLVSLVTSLMVKRRRFWVRLSENAAGGTSIEIAGLSRTDSAGWGSEFHRRAERILGLEEEDLDEDFDSDGMNWNESFDDGLDEAISRARGDMD